The Flavivirga eckloniae genomic interval GATCTGTTACGTAGGTTAAATGATTATTCGTGTGTTTAATTTCCCAAGGGCTATAATTCTTATAGGCTCCATTCCCTTTGATGGCATAGTACAATGTATTTGTGTTAGGATCAAACACAACTCCAATATATGGTGTCCCATCTTTTGCAATTAAGGCTATAGATACAGAAAACCCTGGTTGTTTATTAATAAAAGCAAGCGTTCCGTCCATCGGGTCAATGCACCAAAAAAAATCTTCATAGAATCGACTACGATCATCTTCAGTCTCTTCTGATAAAAGTGCTAAATTAAACGCTTTACAGGTGGGAAGTAGATGAGAAAGAATTGCTTTTTCACATGCTCTGTCTACTTCGGTTACGACTTGTGAGGCATAGCTTGTCCCTGCTTTCTTCTTCTCTACCGGAACATCATCACTCATATACTGCTGAATAATTTTTCCTGCTGAAAGGGCTGCTTTGATCGCTATATTATTAAGTTGTAACAGATCCATTTT includes:
- a CDS encoding 3'(2'),5'-bisphosphate nucleotidase CysQ family protein, with the protein product MDLLQLNNIAIKAALSAGKIIQQYMSDDVPVEKKKAGTSYASQVVTEVDRACEKAILSHLLPTCKAFNLALLSEETEDDRSRFYEDFFWCIDPMDGTLAFINKQPGFSVSIALIAKDGTPYIGVVFDPNTNTLYYAIKGNGAYKNYSPWEIKHTNNHLTYVTDRKLKDTHQAAEIERLLNENVERLGLNGVKEIAGSGAVLNGILVLENGPACMLKLPKKENGGGSIWDFAATACIYQELGLPATNFEGGRLDLNIKDDTFMNHQGIYYANFIINK